The bacterium DNA window GGGAACTTTACAGGCCCTCAGCCGCCGAGGACGTCGGCTGCCACCTGTGCTTCGCTCTAGTCACCCTCTGGTGTTGATCCTGTTTTTCGGATGGGAGGGGGAAATACGGGAACCGGGTCACGCTTGTGTCCGGGGACAACTTCGTCCGGGGTTTGAACCGCTTTCCACGGGCTGCAAACTGACAGCAGGATGGCGAACAGCCATGTCATGAGTTCCGTCGAAATATCTACTTCCTTATTAATCCCCCTAGTCCGCAGTGAACGGCTTACCACCGGCAGGCGATTTGGAAATAATGCTGGCTTCCTTCTTCCAGCCCGCCATAGCGGCTCCGCTCCAGCCACAGTTTCCGGAACACGGTTACATGATCCGAGAAACGTGCCGCCAGTTCCTTTCGGGCCGGCAGGGTAATCTCGCCCCGGCGCAGGATCGCCCGGTCACAGGTCCAGCGGGCGATGTCGAGGCTGTGCAGACATTCGCGGGTCAGCAGGTCTGACAGACCGGCGGGCAGCGTCGGCCGCAGTGCATCCAGACGGTCGGCAATCTCGCGCCAGGCGGCCGTATCCCCTTCCCCCACCTGCTCAAACAGGTTGGCATGCATCTCGCGCCATAAGGCGGTCGCATTCGTGATGGGCCGCTTTTCATAGGGGCTGCCATCCCATTTCCGGCGTTCACCGCGACAGAGTTCCGCATCCACATTGCCCAAGGCCGCCAGCCAGGGACCCAGTTCAGCGCAATCGAACGCCTGCAGGCCGGCGGCACGGTCATCATAATGGCCGGGACCCGACCAGGCGGCCATCGCGGAGTCCGCAAAACCGAACAGGGTGATCGGCCATTGCTGGCGGTGTCCGCCGTCACCCCAGGCGGTGGTCAGGAAGCCGACCGCTTCGGTCTCCTTGGCCGCCAGATCGAGGTTCCCCCGCCGGTTCCAGGTCCGGCCGGTGGTGGAGCTCCAGCAGCTCGTACCGGGCGCCACCCACACTTCGCGGCCGACGGCACGGTGTGCCAGGGTGCGGGTGTGAAAATCATCGATATCCTCGTAGCCCCATACCAGGGCGATCAGATCCTTGGGAAGGCCATCGCCCTCGTTCGGATGCGGGTCACACCAGAATTGGGGCTTCTTGCCGAGCCGCTTCACAATGGCCGCCACCTTGGCGACATGTTCCGAGAACACGACCCCGCGGGTGCGCGTCTCGCAGTCCGCCTTGCTGCGACCTTTGCCCAGATCCCAGGGCTCATCGCAGCCGATGTTGGCATACGCGCCCGAACAGCGCGGCAGTAGCTGGGAGAGCAGGTCGTCCAGCAGCGGCGGCACCCGCGAGTCACCCGGACACAAGGTGTTGGGGCGCACATACCAGGACCCGTTCACCATCTGGCCCGCCTCCATCTCCGCCAGAGGGGCATAGCGCGGATGCTTGAGCCACCGCTCAAAATGACCCAGGCAGTTCTGGTTGGCCGTAAGGGCAATCCCCTTGTTGGAACAATAGACATCCAGCGCCGACAACTCCTCAAGGGTGATGGGTGAGGCCACACGCCAGGCGTCCTCATGGCCGACGTAGGCCAGCGTGTGCTCGACGTAAAGCTGGAGGTGATTCATCTTCCACGCCGCCAGGCGATCAACCAGGCCGAACAGGGTCGCCATGGTCGGCACCCGGTCACGACTGATGTCGAGCATGACCCCGCGGTGGGCGAAACGCGGCGCATCATCGATGACCAGACAGGGGATGCGCGGATGCCGGCGGAGCTGGTCCAGGGTGGCACGGCCCCAGCGCAGGCCCGTTTCGGTGCGGGCCGAGATGCAAGCCCCGCTGGCGTTGATGACGAGGCGGTAGGCTTCCGCACCGGCCTCGCGCACGTCAGCAGGGGCAATCACCTCACGCACGGCAAGGCCGGCAGATTCAATGTCTCCACCGCTACGCTCGCAACGGACGGGGACAGGCAAAAGGAGTAGGTCATTCATCATTAATTCTCCGGATTATTTACCGTACAACCATATTTCTTCTTCGCATGCTTCTATTCAAAAACCTTACACAGGTCAATAACCAGCGGAATGACGCCTACTTCGTGGCGCGTCCGATGGCCCGGTGTGAACCGGGGCCGAACGTGGCCGGCACGCCCCCCCAGCCTTCCGGCAGAGACACCGTGGCCCGGGCCCCGGCAGGCACTTCAAACGCCAATTCCAGCGCGCCCTCTTTCAGTTCCCACCGGATGGCCGCTTCCCCCTGCGGGGTCTTCAGGCGGGCTTCGGCCCACGCGAGAGTTCCACCCGGGCGGGGCTTGAAGATAATGTGTTTGTAGCCAGGATCCTGCGGATCAAACTGCAGTCCGGCCACCGTGCTGACCATCCAGTCGCCCACCGCCCCGTAGGCATAGTGATTGAACGAATTCATCCCGCAGCTCTGGAACCCCTTGTCAGGCGTCCAACCGTCCCACCGCTCCCAGATCGTCGTGGCCCCGTTTTTCAACGGGAACAACCATGAGGGGAAGGTCTCCTGTTCAAGGAGTTTGTAAGCCACCTCCAGATGACCGGACGCTTCCAGCACATGGAGCAGATACGGGGTGCCGACAAACCCGGTTCCCAGGTGCATGCCGTTGGCCTCGATTTTACGCACCAGCTCCCGGGCGGTCGTAGCCCGGGCGCCCTCCGGCACCAACCCGAAGTGCAACGCCAGTACATAAGCGGTCTGGGTCACGCCCGCCACAAGGCCATCCGGCGTGACAAACCGGCGGCGGAAAGCGTCGACAATCTTTCCATGCAAGGCCCGGTACTTAATGGCATCGTCCTTCTTGCCAAGCAATTCTGCCGACTTGGCCATAATGTCAGCGTTATTGGCGTAATGGGCGGTGCCGATCAGATCCTTGGCCGTTCCACCTTCGGTCCTGCCGCTGCCATCGAGCGCCAGCCAGTCACCAAACCCGCCCCAGCCGTCGACCTCCGGATGCGAGCGGATGCAGTCCTTCACTTTGTTTTTCGCCAGATACTCCATATAACCAGCCATGCAATCGTAATGTTCCCGGAGGATTTCCGTATCGCCATAGCAGAGGTAAAGGGTCCAGGGACAAATGAAGGCGGCATCCGCCCAGGCTGACCCGCCATCCCCACCCAGTCCAAACGAGGCGGTGTTGGGGATCACCGCCGGAACAGCGCCATCCGGACACTGGGCATCGCGCATATCCTTGAGCCATTTATGGAAGAAGCCTCGCACATCCATGTTAAAGCAAGCAGTGCGGATGAATACCTGCGCATCCCCCGTCCAGCCAAGCCGCTCATCGCGTTGCGGGCAATCAGTCGGTACTTCGAGGAAGTTCCCCTTTTGTCCCCACCGGATATTACTCTGGAGTTGGTTGAGCAAAGGGTGCGAACAGGCGAAGGTTCCTGTCGGCGGGGTATCGGAATGGAGGACAATCCCCTCGATTTCGCAGAGGTCCTCATTCTTCAGGCCCTTGATTTCGACGAAGCGGAATCCATGGAATGTAAACCGGGGCTCCCATCGTTCCTCACCACTTCCGGCACAGGTGTAGTAATCGGTAGCCCGGGCAGACCTCAGGTTCTCAGTATACATCGTCCCATCGGGATTAAGAACCTCGGCATAGCGGATAATGAGATTCGTGCCACGCGCCGCCGTGACCCGCAACCGGATCCGCCCGGTGATATTCTGTCCGAGATCATAGACACGGGCTTTATCCCTGATCCAATGCGGCCCATGCCGATTTTCGCTGAGCGGGACCAGCGTCTCGCAGCGGCGGACCGGCGGACCGGGTGAGCGTTCGATGACAATGCCCGGATCCGGCGCGACCACGGCAGGCTGCCAGGCACCCGCATCATAGCCGGGTAGCGACCAGTCACCCAGATCCCGGCGGGCATCAAAGGCCTCTCCCATCACGAGGTCGTTCTCCAGAATCGGACCCGTCGTCGTTTTCCACTCGGGAC harbors:
- a CDS encoding family 20 glycosylhydrolase; this encodes MMNDLLLLPVPVRCERSGGDIESAGLAVREVIAPADVREAGAEAYRLVINASGACISARTETGLRWGRATLDQLRRHPRIPCLVIDDAPRFAHRGVMLDISRDRVPTMATLFGLVDRLAAWKMNHLQLYVEHTLAYVGHEDAWRVASPITLEELSALDVYCSNKGIALTANQNCLGHFERWLKHPRYAPLAEMEAGQMVNGSWYVRPNTLCPGDSRVPPLLDDLLSQLLPRCSGAYANIGCDEPWDLGKGRSKADCETRTRGVVFSEHVAKVAAIVKRLGKKPQFWCDPHPNEGDGLPKDLIALVWGYEDIDDFHTRTLAHRAVGREVWVAPGTSCWSSTTGRTWNRRGNLDLAAKETEAVGFLTTAWGDGGHRQQWPITLFGFADSAMAAWSGPGHYDDRAAGLQAFDCAELGPWLAALGNVDAELCRGERRKWDGSPYEKRPITNATALWREMHANLFEQVGEGDTAAWREIADRLDALRPTLPAGLSDLLTRECLHSLDIARWTCDRAILRRGEITLPARKELAARFSDHVTVFRKLWLERSRYGGLEEGSQHYFQIACRW
- a CDS encoding family 78 glycoside hydrolase catalytic domain, with the translated sequence MESTLSSTVSWTGQWLLSPACGGPRTAAPAAYFRNSFSAGGQIQKALLHITALGLYECTINGLRIGDHEFAPGWTDYRKRVYFQTYDVTQAIQKGENVIGVILGDGWYSGHLAEKDRQFYGERPQLLAQLEITGQDGSVSRISTGPEWKTTTGPILENDLVMGEAFDARRDLGDWSLPGYDAGAWQPAVVAPDPGIVIERSPGPPVRRCETLVPLSENRHGPHWIRDKARVYDLGQNITGRIRLRVTAARGTNLIIRYAEVLNPDGTMYTENLRSARATDYYTCAGSGEERWEPRFTFHGFRFVEIKGLKNEDLCEIEGIVLHSDTPPTGTFACSHPLLNQLQSNIRWGQKGNFLEVPTDCPQRDERLGWTGDAQVFIRTACFNMDVRGFFHKWLKDMRDAQCPDGAVPAVIPNTASFGLGGDGGSAWADAAFICPWTLYLCYGDTEILREHYDCMAGYMEYLAKNKVKDCIRSHPEVDGWGGFGDWLALDGSGRTEGGTAKDLIGTAHYANNADIMAKSAELLGKKDDAIKYRALHGKIVDAFRRRFVTPDGLVAGVTQTAYVLALHFGLVPEGARATTARELVRKIEANGMHLGTGFVGTPYLLHVLEASGHLEVAYKLLEQETFPSWLFPLKNGATTIWERWDGWTPDKGFQSCGMNSFNHYAYGAVGDWMVSTVAGLQFDPQDPGYKHIIFKPRPGGTLAWAEARLKTPQGEAAIRWELKEGALELAFEVPAGARATVSLPEGWGGVPATFGPGSHRAIGRATK